One Mycolicibacterium fortuitum subsp. fortuitum genomic window carries:
- a CDS encoding MCE family protein: protein MSRDAIRLLTGLTTVAVIAAIVTGSIVLFRGGVAPTASVTVISPRAGLVMNPDAKVKLHGAQVGKVVEIQALPDGQAALKLAMNPDDLQLIPANTGVEIASSTVFGAKFVQLVPPAQPSPESMYPGQVLDATHTTVEINTVFEQLVSVLAQIQPEKLNETLGAMAQAIDGRGDKLGQTLVDLDAMLAKISPSLPTLSHEMAVAPQVLNAYADVAPQLMETVRSATQLSDTVVDRRNDLDALLISTIGLADVGNDVVATNSAGVIDAMRLLVPTTNLLNQYNPALNCVLKGMEPLAMGPPQPLPGVMLLDSFLLGTERYRYPGNLPKVAATGGPQCQGLPEVGFEQRPPFVVTDIDANPAQYGNQGILLNSDALKQALYGPLDGPPRNTPQIGQPG from the coding sequence ATGTCGCGTGACGCAATACGTCTTCTGACCGGGCTGACCACGGTCGCGGTGATCGCCGCGATCGTGACCGGCTCGATCGTGCTGTTCCGCGGCGGGGTCGCACCCACTGCCTCGGTCACCGTGATCTCGCCGCGGGCCGGTCTGGTGATGAACCCCGACGCCAAGGTGAAACTGCACGGCGCCCAGGTGGGCAAGGTCGTCGAAATCCAGGCGTTGCCGGACGGCCAGGCTGCTCTGAAGCTGGCGATGAATCCCGATGACCTGCAACTCATTCCCGCCAACACCGGTGTGGAGATTGCTTCCAGCACCGTGTTCGGTGCCAAGTTCGTACAGCTCGTCCCACCGGCGCAGCCGTCGCCGGAATCGATGTACCCAGGCCAGGTGCTCGATGCCACCCATACCACCGTCGAGATCAACACGGTCTTCGAGCAACTGGTTTCGGTGCTGGCGCAGATCCAACCTGAGAAGCTGAACGAAACACTCGGTGCGATGGCCCAGGCCATCGACGGCCGCGGCGACAAGCTGGGGCAGACACTGGTCGATCTCGACGCCATGCTGGCCAAGATCTCGCCGAGCCTGCCGACGCTGAGTCATGAGATGGCAGTGGCCCCCCAGGTTCTCAACGCCTACGCCGACGTGGCTCCGCAGCTGATGGAAACCGTTCGCAGTGCGACGCAACTGAGCGACACCGTTGTCGATCGGCGCAATGACCTGGATGCGTTGTTGATCAGTACGATCGGGTTGGCCGACGTGGGCAATGACGTGGTCGCGACCAACAGCGCCGGGGTGATCGACGCCATGCGCCTGCTGGTGCCGACAACGAACCTGCTCAACCAATACAACCCGGCCCTGAACTGTGTTCTCAAGGGGATGGAGCCGCTGGCCATGGGGCCGCCACAGCCGCTCCCGGGCGTCATGCTGCTGGACTCGTTCCTCTTGGGCACCGAACGTTACCGCTACCCGGGCAACCTGCCGAAGGTCGCCGCCACGGGCGGACCGCAATGCCAGGGCCTGCCCGAGGTCGGCTTTGAACAACGCCCACCGTTTGTGGTCACCGACATCGACGCCAACCCGGCGCAATACGGGAATCAGGGGATCCTGTTGAACTCCGATGCCCTCAAACAGGCGCTGTACGGCCCGCTCGACGGCCCGCCACGTAACACACCGCAGATAGGACAACCGGGATGA
- a CDS encoding MlaE family ABC transporter permease → MLQRQLAGPLEGVGGLFAMSVDAARFTVRGPFQWREFLDQSWFVARVSMAPTLLVAIPFTVLVSFTLNILLRELGAADLSGAGAAFGAVTQVGPMVTVLIVAGAGATAMCADLGSRTVREEIDAMEVLGINPIQRLVTPRMLASGLVALLLNSVVVIIGILGGYLFSVFVQDVNPGAFAAGITLLTGIPEVVISCVKAALFGLIAGLVACYRGLTVSGGGAKAVGNAVNETVVYAFMALFVVNVVVTAIGIQMTTR, encoded by the coding sequence ATGCTGCAGCGGCAACTCGCCGGCCCACTCGAGGGGGTGGGTGGGTTGTTCGCCATGTCGGTGGATGCCGCCAGATTCACGGTGCGCGGACCCTTCCAATGGCGCGAATTCCTTGACCAGTCCTGGTTTGTGGCACGGGTGTCCATGGCGCCGACCCTGCTGGTGGCGATCCCGTTCACGGTGCTGGTGTCGTTCACCCTGAACATCCTGCTTCGCGAACTCGGTGCCGCAGACCTGTCCGGGGCCGGTGCGGCATTCGGCGCGGTGACCCAGGTGGGTCCCATGGTGACGGTGCTGATCGTGGCCGGCGCGGGGGCAACGGCGATGTGTGCCGACCTGGGGTCGCGCACCGTCCGTGAAGAGATCGACGCGATGGAGGTGCTGGGCATCAACCCGATCCAGCGGCTGGTCACCCCGCGCATGCTGGCCTCGGGGCTGGTGGCGCTGCTGCTCAACAGCGTGGTGGTCATCATCGGAATCCTTGGCGGATACCTATTTTCGGTGTTCGTCCAAGACGTCAACCCCGGCGCGTTCGCGGCCGGAATCACCCTGCTCACCGGCATTCCGGAGGTCGTCATCTCCTGTGTCAAGGCGGCATTGTTCGGCCTGATCGCCGGACTGGTCGCGTGCTACCGCGGCCTCACCGTCTCAGGCGGTGGTGCCAAGGCCGTGGGCAATGCCGTCAACGAAACCGTGGTCTACGCATTCATGGCGTTGTTCGTGGTCAACGTGGTGGTCACCGCCATCGGTATCCAGATGACGACACGATGA
- a CDS encoding TetR/AcrR family transcriptional regulator, translating to MPKGKGPTLTERRAEELRLNIARTACDIFIADGDTTATVERICAEVGIATRTFYRHFPVKEDVLGPLFGRSETNMRELLSCAAADSDPVDVLVDMFTVEVRHRRSAGAQHRQSVDKARKLMSLVAETPQYRLRWMEWSENLADAITEFLAGHFDLGDDVFTRSLPSRLIVHVSSNAYIWWTDAKEPHELDELVAAHRSGIGMVLAGLQRMNGGR from the coding sequence ATGCCCAAAGGTAAGGGACCGACGCTCACCGAGCGTCGCGCCGAAGAATTGCGGCTCAACATCGCCAGGACCGCATGCGACATCTTCATCGCCGACGGCGACACCACGGCAACCGTGGAGCGCATCTGCGCCGAAGTCGGCATCGCGACGCGTACGTTCTACCGCCACTTCCCGGTGAAGGAAGACGTACTGGGGCCGTTGTTCGGGCGAAGCGAGACCAACATGCGGGAACTGTTGTCCTGTGCTGCAGCGGATTCAGACCCCGTAGATGTTCTTGTCGACATGTTCACGGTCGAGGTCCGGCATCGCCGGTCAGCTGGGGCCCAGCATCGGCAGTCGGTGGACAAGGCGCGCAAGCTGATGTCCCTCGTTGCCGAGACTCCGCAGTACCGACTGCGATGGATGGAATGGAGCGAGAACCTGGCCGACGCCATCACCGAGTTCCTGGCGGGGCACTTCGACCTGGGTGACGACGTGTTCACCCGCTCACTGCCGAGTCGGCTCATCGTCCACGTCAGCAGCAACGCCTACATCTGGTGGACCGACGCCAAGGAGCCGCACGAGCTCGACGAATTGGTCGCTGCGCACCGGTCCGGGATCGGCATGGTGCTGGCAGGACTACAACGGATGAACGGTGGTCGCTAA
- a CDS encoding IclR family transcriptional regulator has protein sequence MPTSDDDAAPIALLNRAAALLEVFGARQTLTLAEITRYSNVPRSSTHRILQGLVQLGWIERHGAEYTLGLKMFELGRQAVRQRRVPEAALPVMADLHRRTGLTAHLSVLTGTHVLHIERFGMWPSSGSCWQVGFKQPVEQSAPGRALLAQMDESAWPELRYAVTSPYGVRNRAELDRSLAAVRARGGVAVDAEGCERGVTVVAAPISASEGGNQFALSLCGPARSTRIEPVAAAVHSASWAICHSLSDVPRNGARQSRAAHRVVTPAMIRRNEVTVAAAGGR, from the coding sequence GTGCCAACGTCGGATGACGACGCTGCTCCCATAGCGCTGCTCAATCGGGCGGCTGCGCTTCTGGAGGTTTTCGGCGCACGCCAAACACTCACCCTGGCGGAAATCACCCGGTATTCGAACGTTCCCCGCTCGTCGACTCATCGCATCCTGCAGGGACTGGTCCAGCTCGGCTGGATCGAACGCCATGGCGCCGAATACACACTGGGGCTGAAGATGTTCGAACTCGGCCGCCAGGCAGTGCGGCAGCGTCGAGTTCCCGAAGCGGCGCTGCCCGTGATGGCGGACCTACACCGTCGCACCGGCCTGACGGCGCATCTCAGCGTCCTGACGGGTACGCACGTGCTGCACATCGAACGCTTCGGCATGTGGCCCAGCTCCGGCAGTTGTTGGCAGGTCGGTTTCAAGCAGCCCGTGGAACAGAGTGCCCCCGGCCGCGCGCTCCTGGCGCAGATGGACGAGTCCGCCTGGCCAGAGTTGCGGTACGCGGTGACATCGCCGTACGGAGTTCGCAACCGGGCGGAGTTGGATCGAAGTCTGGCCGCCGTACGCGCTCGCGGCGGGGTTGCCGTCGATGCCGAAGGTTGTGAGCGGGGAGTCACCGTCGTGGCCGCGCCGATCAGTGCGAGCGAGGGAGGCAATCAATTTGCGCTGTCGCTGTGCGGACCCGCCAGGTCGACTCGGATCGAGCCCGTCGCGGCGGCCGTTCACAGTGCGTCATGGGCTATCTGCCACAGCCTTTCGGATGTGCCCCGCAACGGCGCGCGCCAGTCACGAGCGGCGCATCGAGTGGTCACGCCGGCCATGATCCGTCGGAATGAGGTCACCGTGGCAGCCGCAGGCGGTAGGTGA
- a CDS encoding MlaE family ABC transporter permease: MTAALQSVYPRLSRAVRRPGATLSGIGDHVLFYGRALAGMPHAAVHYRKEVVRLIAEISMGAGTLAMIGGTVVIVGFLTLATGGVLAIQGYSSLGNIGIEALTGFLAAFINVRISAPIVAGIGLAATFGAGVTAQLGAMRINEEVDALEAMAIRPVEYLVSSRIVAGMIAITPLYSIAVILSFLASQFTTVVLLGQSGGLYGHYFSTFLNPIDLLWSFLQALLMALAILLVHTYYGFFATGGPAGVGVAVGNAVRTSLIVVVSITLLISLAVYGSNGNFNLSG, encoded by the coding sequence ATGACGGCGGCACTCCAGTCCGTCTACCCGCGTCTGTCCCGGGCGGTGCGACGGCCCGGCGCAACGCTGAGTGGCATCGGTGACCATGTGCTGTTCTACGGGCGTGCACTGGCCGGCATGCCCCATGCGGCCGTGCACTACCGCAAGGAAGTCGTGCGGCTGATCGCCGAAATCAGCATGGGTGCGGGAACATTGGCGATGATCGGCGGAACCGTCGTCATCGTCGGATTTCTGACCCTGGCCACGGGCGGAGTCCTGGCGATTCAGGGCTACAGCTCGCTGGGCAACATCGGCATCGAGGCCCTGACCGGGTTCCTGGCGGCCTTCATCAACGTCCGGATCTCGGCGCCCATCGTCGCCGGAATCGGTCTGGCCGCCACCTTCGGTGCCGGCGTCACCGCACAGTTGGGCGCGATGCGGATCAACGAAGAGGTCGACGCGCTCGAAGCGATGGCGATCCGGCCGGTCGAGTACCTGGTGTCCAGTCGCATCGTGGCCGGGATGATCGCCATCACGCCCCTGTACTCGATTGCGGTGATTTTGTCCTTCTTGGCTTCCCAGTTCACCACTGTGGTGCTGTTGGGGCAGTCCGGTGGTCTGTACGGGCATTACTTCAGTACGTTCCTCAATCCGATCGACCTGCTCTGGTCGTTCCTTCAGGCACTGCTGATGGCCTTGGCCATCTTGCTGGTGCACACCTACTACGGCTTCTTCGCCACCGGTGGTCCCGCCGGTGTCGGCGTGGCAGTCGGCAACGCGGTCCGGACGTCACTGATCGTCGTCGTCTCGATCACCCTGCTGATCTCGCTCGCTGTCTACGGCTCCAACGGCAACTTCAACCTCTCCGGCTAG
- a CDS encoding alpha/beta fold hydrolase, which translates to MSDSAAIIDGAGTTDAVREINTSAGALRYYDVGQGPTVLFLHGSGPGVTGWRNFRGVLPTFAESFRCLVLEFPGFGVSDDWGGHPMITAQGAVTPFLDALGVERVDIVGNSMGGGVGINTAINAPDRVGRLVTIGGIGTTIFSPGPSEGIRLLQEFTEDPTRQRLIDWLHSMVYDRSLVTEELIEERWTLATDPETLAAARRMYGKAAFAAMLASMASSDLPMPWARMHKVSAPTLLTWGRDDRVSPLDMALIPMRTIPNAELHVFPNCGHWAMIEAKSAFESVVTTFLTRS; encoded by the coding sequence ATGTCAGATTCTGCTGCGATCATCGACGGCGCCGGTACGACGGATGCGGTGCGTGAGATCAACACCAGCGCAGGCGCTTTGCGGTACTACGACGTCGGCCAGGGGCCGACGGTGCTGTTCCTGCACGGATCGGGCCCGGGAGTCACCGGCTGGCGCAACTTCCGTGGGGTACTGCCGACGTTCGCAGAGTCTTTCCGGTGCCTGGTCCTGGAATTTCCCGGCTTCGGGGTGTCAGATGACTGGGGTGGGCACCCCATGATCACGGCGCAGGGCGCGGTAACCCCCTTCCTCGATGCCCTGGGTGTCGAACGGGTGGACATCGTCGGCAACTCCATGGGCGGTGGTGTCGGCATAAACACCGCGATCAACGCACCCGACCGCGTAGGACGTCTCGTGACGATCGGTGGGATCGGCACCACGATCTTCTCCCCCGGCCCAAGCGAGGGAATCCGCCTGCTGCAGGAATTCACCGAGGACCCCACGCGCCAGCGCCTCATCGACTGGCTGCATTCCATGGTCTACGACAGGTCGCTGGTCACCGAGGAGCTGATCGAGGAGCGCTGGACACTGGCAACCGACCCAGAGACGTTGGCCGCTGCACGCCGCATGTACGGGAAGGCCGCGTTCGCGGCGATGCTGGCATCAATGGCCTCATCCGACCTGCCCATGCCCTGGGCACGGATGCACAAGGTGTCGGCACCGACACTGCTGACCTGGGGACGCGATGATCGCGTGAGTCCGCTTGATATGGCGCTGATTCCGATGCGGACCATCCCCAACGCCGAGCTTCACGTGTTCCCCAACTGTGGGCACTGGGCGATGATCGAGGCGAAGTCCGCTTTCGAATCCGTCGTCACGACCTTCCTGACCAGAAGTTAG
- a CDS encoding MCE family protein has translation MTRSRGTALKFGVFGVTMLLLTGALFAIMGQYRTGSTNGYSAVFTDASSLKAGDSVRVAGIRVGTVNDVALQPDNTVLVHFDSDREVVLTTATKIAVRYLDLVGNRYLELLEGPGSTKIQPPGSQIPVDRTEPALDLDLLLGGLKPVIQGLNAQNVNALTNSLIQILQGQGGTVESLMSHTTSFTQALADNGQTVQQLIDNLKTTVATVAKDGDKFSGAVEQLQQLITGLSQERDPIGEAITALDNGTASLTDLMTQARPPLSGTVDQLTRLAPLLSNTDDMARLDLSLQNAPKNYRKLVRLGAYGSFINQYLCGMNVRVTDLQGRTAYFPWIMQNTGRCGEP, from the coding sequence ATGACGCGCAGCCGCGGGACCGCCTTGAAGTTCGGCGTGTTCGGAGTGACGATGCTGCTCTTGACCGGAGCGCTGTTCGCAATCATGGGGCAGTACCGGACCGGGTCGACCAACGGCTACTCGGCAGTGTTCACCGACGCGTCCAGCCTCAAGGCCGGCGACTCCGTCCGGGTGGCGGGCATCCGCGTGGGCACGGTCAATGACGTTGCGCTGCAACCCGACAACACCGTGCTGGTGCACTTCGACTCCGACCGCGAAGTCGTACTGACCACCGCCACCAAGATCGCGGTGCGCTATCTGGACCTGGTCGGCAATCGTTACCTCGAGCTGCTGGAAGGTCCCGGATCGACCAAGATCCAGCCACCCGGTTCGCAGATCCCGGTTGACCGGACCGAACCGGCGCTGGATCTCGATCTGCTGCTCGGCGGGCTCAAGCCCGTCATTCAGGGACTCAACGCCCAGAATGTCAACGCGCTGACGAACTCGCTGATCCAGATCCTGCAGGGCCAGGGTGGCACTGTGGAATCGCTGATGTCGCATACCACTTCGTTCACCCAGGCTCTCGCCGACAACGGGCAGACGGTGCAACAGCTGATCGACAACCTGAAAACCACCGTGGCCACAGTTGCCAAAGACGGTGACAAGTTCTCAGGCGCTGTCGAGCAGCTTCAACAGCTCATCACCGGACTGTCGCAGGAGCGCGACCCGATCGGGGAGGCCATCACCGCCCTGGACAACGGAACGGCATCTCTGACGGATCTGATGACCCAGGCTCGGCCACCCCTGTCGGGTACCGTCGATCAACTCACCCGGCTGGCGCCCCTGCTGTCCAACACCGACGACATGGCACGGCTGGACCTGTCGTTGCAGAACGCGCCCAAGAACTACCGCAAGCTGGTCCGGTTGGGGGCTTACGGCAGCTTCATCAACCAGTACCTGTGCGGCATGAATGTCAGGGTCACAGACCTGCAGGGGCGCACCGCGTACTTCCCGTGGATCATGCAGAACACCGGACGCTGTGGGGAGCCCTGA
- a CDS encoding MCE family protein yields the protein MLKYRGSHLIRSGLIGIVLIAMIIAVGLQPQALWSWATSVKYNALFAEAGGLTTGNDVKISGVTKGLVTGVSLSHGKALVTFTLDSKVRLGSDTTAHIRTGTMLGARMLTLEPAGAGTMRASETIPITRTASPYSLTNAVGDFTHNTEGTDTAALTQSLDTLSDTIDRMAPQLGPTFEGLSRLSETLNSRNESLSNLLKSAADVTGILSKRSEQVNTLLLDANALTGVLDQRRYAIVNLLANTSALSQQLSGLVQDNEEELAPTLKQLNSVTAMLEKNRDNIAGALAGLAKYQVTQGESVNNGWYYNAFVGNLLPAQTLQPFLDYAFGFRRGTNAGQPPDNAGPRAEFPWPHNGIPGGSR from the coding sequence ATGCTGAAATACCGTGGATCGCACCTCATCCGGAGCGGACTCATCGGCATTGTGCTGATCGCGATGATCATCGCTGTGGGCCTCCAGCCACAAGCGCTGTGGTCTTGGGCCACATCGGTCAAGTACAACGCACTGTTCGCCGAGGCCGGTGGACTCACCACCGGCAACGACGTCAAGATCTCGGGCGTCACCAAAGGCCTCGTCACCGGTGTCAGCCTGAGTCACGGCAAGGCACTGGTGACCTTCACCCTCGACAGCAAGGTACGGCTGGGCTCCGATACCACCGCGCACATCCGTACCGGAACGATGCTCGGCGCCCGCATGCTGACGCTCGAGCCGGCCGGCGCGGGCACCATGCGCGCGTCGGAAACGATCCCCATCACCCGGACGGCGTCGCCGTATTCGCTGACCAACGCCGTCGGCGACTTCACCCACAACACGGAGGGCACCGACACCGCTGCACTCACGCAATCTCTGGATACGTTGTCGGACACCATCGACCGGATGGCACCGCAGTTGGGACCCACGTTCGAGGGCCTGTCCCGGTTGTCGGAGACGCTGAACAGCCGCAACGAATCTCTTTCGAATCTGCTCAAGAGTGCCGCCGACGTGACCGGCATCCTGTCGAAACGCAGCGAGCAGGTCAACACTCTGCTGCTGGACGCGAACGCGTTGACCGGCGTGCTCGACCAACGCCGATACGCGATCGTGAACCTGCTGGCCAATACGTCAGCGCTGTCCCAGCAGCTCTCGGGACTCGTTCAAGACAACGAGGAAGAGCTTGCACCCACCCTGAAGCAGCTCAACTCGGTGACGGCGATGCTGGAGAAGAACCGCGACAACATCGCCGGTGCCTTGGCAGGGCTCGCCAAATATCAAGTCACCCAGGGTGAATCGGTGAACAATGGCTGGTACTACAACGCGTTCGTCGGTAACCTCCTGCCGGCGCAGACACTGCAGCCCTTCCTTGACTACGCGTTCGGATTCCGACGCGGAACCAACGCGGGACAACCACCGGACAATGCCGGTCCGCGCGCCGAATTCCCCTGGCCCCACAACGGCATTCCTGGAGGAAGTCGATGA